The proteins below are encoded in one region of Catenulispora sp. GP43:
- a CDS encoding EsaB/YukD family protein, with product MTGDHCRVTVVAPTRRVDVALPDDVPLAELLPELLRLVGDPLATSASLAAALTGYVLTGADGEPLDTAASLTEQGVLHGGVLRLRPADDLPEVAVYDDIADVVAEAVIAGGSQWTTTALRATALAVVAVASTLGAVVLWFSNTGTFHGWKGLVAGTIALLLFSVAIRRARYDQSAVGRGSYYGYGDGAGSGVPSDPSHRGRRDHRHDRVNRAYADPCADYGHAFGDPDDDVADTTMSFDLASFASEPADPYRAATQSLGSDTAIRAVKSVRDGGLGSLAAWPTVAEAMAWATGTHQQRDYTAAAVLVASSLPYAFMAGTGLLPADAAAGHGLGRAHFVVGAATVLVMALAAIIGLGRRFAVPVAGATVGLVAACAGIGLVLTKASPAAGIAIVAAVCALVIELLPFAAMAAARFVIEPPTSGVEPGDFEGSPVNNYVVGLRVARTLEVLTGLTAGVGTLLVLSVALLVIPINAMQTASDEPHTVWGQALAILVSGVTLCRARLFRERAQVLAVAISGLAGLVIAFSAMAANAVPDLRAMWLAPLLVVIALLALGLASIRPRRGTSEPIMPPRWARAVDLVEGAAFLAVLPVLMAVLGVYGEVRNLKG from the coding sequence GTGACCGGCGACCACTGCCGGGTCACCGTCGTCGCGCCCACCCGCCGCGTCGATGTGGCGCTTCCGGATGACGTGCCGCTCGCCGAGCTCCTTCCGGAACTCCTCCGGCTGGTCGGCGATCCGCTCGCGACCTCCGCCAGCCTCGCGGCCGCCCTGACCGGCTACGTCCTCACCGGCGCCGATGGCGAGCCGTTGGACACGGCAGCCTCGCTGACCGAGCAAGGCGTGCTCCACGGCGGCGTGCTCCGCCTGCGCCCGGCCGACGACCTCCCCGAGGTCGCGGTCTACGACGACATCGCGGACGTCGTCGCCGAGGCGGTTATCGCCGGCGGTTCGCAGTGGACGACGACTGCCTTGCGCGCGACGGCCCTCGCCGTGGTCGCCGTCGCTTCGACGCTTGGTGCGGTGGTGCTCTGGTTCTCCAACACTGGGACGTTCCACGGCTGGAAGGGCTTGGTCGCGGGCACGATCGCTCTGCTGCTTTTCAGCGTCGCGATCCGGCGGGCGCGTTACGACCAGTCCGCTGTCGGGCGCGGAAGTTACTACGGGTATGGAGACGGCGCGGGCTCTGGTGTTCCGTCGGATCCTTCGCATCGCGGCCGACGCGACCACAGACACGATCGAGTGAATCGTGCCTACGCCGATCCCTGTGCCGACTATGGCCACGCGTTCGGCGATCCGGATGACGACGTGGCCGACACGACCATGAGCTTCGACCTCGCGTCCTTCGCCTCCGAACCTGCCGACCCGTATCGCGCCGCGACCCAATCCCTCGGCAGCGATACGGCTATCCGCGCCGTGAAGAGCGTCCGCGACGGCGGACTCGGCAGCCTCGCGGCCTGGCCCACCGTCGCCGAGGCGATGGCCTGGGCGACAGGCACGCACCAGCAGCGTGACTACACCGCGGCAGCCGTACTCGTGGCGTCGTCGCTCCCCTATGCGTTCATGGCCGGCACCGGTCTGCTGCCCGCCGATGCCGCAGCCGGACACGGCCTCGGCCGCGCCCACTTCGTCGTCGGCGCCGCCACCGTCCTGGTCATGGCCCTCGCCGCGATCATCGGCCTCGGCCGCCGGTTCGCGGTACCGGTGGCAGGCGCGACCGTGGGGCTGGTCGCCGCTTGCGCCGGCATCGGCCTGGTGCTGACCAAGGCCAGCCCGGCTGCCGGTATCGCCATCGTGGCCGCCGTCTGTGCTCTGGTCATCGAGCTGCTGCCCTTCGCCGCGATGGCCGCCGCCCGCTTCGTCATCGAACCCCCGACCAGCGGCGTCGAACCCGGTGACTTCGAGGGCTCCCCGGTCAACAACTACGTGGTCGGCTTGCGCGTCGCCCGCACCCTCGAGGTACTGACCGGGCTTACGGCGGGCGTCGGCACGCTCCTCGTCCTCTCGGTCGCCCTCCTGGTCATCCCGATCAACGCCATGCAGACCGCATCGGACGAGCCGCACACGGTGTGGGGACAGGCGCTCGCGATCCTCGTCTCGGGCGTGACCCTGTGCCGTGCGCGTCTGTTCCGCGAACGCGCCCAGGTCCTCGCCGTCGCCATCAGTGGGCTGGCCGGTTTGGTGATCGCCTTCAGCGCCATGGCCGCCAACGCTGTACCCGACCTGCGGGCGATGTGGCTCGCCCCGCTCCTGGTGGTCATCGCGCTGCTGGCCCTCGGTCTGGCATCGATCCGCCCCCGCCGCGGCACCTCCGAGCCGATCATGCCCCCCCGCTGGGCTCGCGCCGTCGACTTGGTCGAGGGTGCGGCCTTCCTCGCCGTGCTGCCGGTGTTGATGGCGGTGCTTGGCGTATACGGCGAGGTGCGCAACCTGAAGGGCTGA
- the eccCa gene encoding type VII secretion protein EccCa: MSTTSVTRGPRRPSPEMPGGTVVLQPPPEVPRGGGDGHWALNLLPMVAGLGSVVFFFMPGANALMMIVGGLTFASSLVFGAVTAVRQRAGGKNRLVDARRDYLRHLANIRSEVTAATRAQKTAAGYAHPDPDRLWSLVALRERLWERRQSDPDFLTVRIGRGTARLATELVPPDTAPMQELEPMCADALRRLLAVHGTVPDQPVSIPLRSIARLVVSGGTAPSAMCALLAQLVTFHSPDDLKVCVIADGDRIPRWDWLKWLPHVQHPSAQDAAGPQRMIYDDRTDAEAGLEQLLAERPRFTGIVSLLDRPHVIVLFDTVLAPSSDSFVSASALSSSTGSAASSTQLISDGGLLGVTIVEIGGARTQRPKRNQMALHIAPDGTAAVELPDGRAGSDGRAFPIRVDTLTLGQAEALARQLAPLRLSAGGGDEPLLSALEFTDLLGIEDAAEIYAPSLWQRGSASPHDRLRVPIGVGEDGQPVVLDLKEAALGGMGPHGLCVGATGSGKSELLRSLVSALALTHSSEQVNFILADFKGGATFAGLATLPHVAAVITNLADDLTLVDRMRDALAGELNRRQELLRRAGNVKNVHDYDRARAGNTDLVPLPSLLVVVDEFSELLTARPEFIEMFLQIGRIGRSLGVHLLLASQRLEEGRLRGLDTFLSYRLGLKTFSAAESRAVLGVSDAHNLPSVPGSGYLKFDNESMIRFKAAYVSGPYGKAREVAAPAVRSALHRKPVWFTALHQAPVVALRAGSAEPDPSDPASVTALDAARGYQKTSATVLDVIVDRLIGFGPAAHQVWLPPLAEPPTLDVLLPGVEVTAERGLSATRWHGTGQLRVPVGIVDRPALQRQDPQVLDLSGAGGHVLVAGGPRSGKSTALRTLLFALALTHTPAEARFLVVDLGGGTLGPLAEVPHVSAVAGRANPDLVRRIVAEAVGVLDRREAAGETKAEAEAEAEAAQGHVFLVIDGWSAFRAEFEALEQDVVDIARRGLAFGVHLLASTGRWADVRAQLKDAVGTRLELRLGDPMESDMDRRAAAEVPQGVPGRGVTRQKLHTLGAVTAVPPEELAAAIAKAWRGPAAPRVRMLPSQVAYDEVVARERTDAGVVIGIDEARLLPIALDFEAEPHFVVFGEGEAGKSNFLRTVATGLVEQVTAGRLEARFMVIDYRRSLMGVVPEEFSAGYGVAGPAALSMMSQLAEALRDRLPGPEVTAEQLRTRSWRTGKDVYVFVDDYDLVASPTMNPLGPLVELLPYARDVGLHVVIARNSGGAGRAMFDPVLQKLRDLNTAGLLLSGDREEGPLVGGARPSRQPVGRGQLVRRRGGTVLVQTALVPEPQWDADVRDVSESVAVGAREDSGPE, translated from the coding sequence GTGAGTACGACCTCTGTCACCCGCGGACCGCGTCGCCCGTCACCGGAAATGCCCGGCGGCACCGTGGTCCTGCAACCGCCGCCGGAGGTGCCGCGGGGCGGCGGGGACGGACACTGGGCCCTGAACCTGCTGCCGATGGTGGCCGGGCTGGGATCCGTGGTGTTCTTCTTCATGCCGGGTGCCAATGCCCTGATGATGATCGTGGGCGGGCTGACGTTCGCCTCCAGCCTGGTGTTCGGGGCCGTGACGGCGGTCCGGCAGCGTGCCGGGGGCAAGAACCGGCTCGTCGACGCCCGGCGCGACTATCTGCGGCATCTGGCGAACATCCGCTCGGAGGTGACGGCAGCGACGCGCGCTCAGAAGACGGCGGCGGGCTATGCCCATCCGGATCCGGACAGGTTGTGGAGCCTGGTCGCGCTGCGCGAGCGCCTGTGGGAGCGGCGGCAGTCCGATCCCGACTTCCTGACCGTGCGGATCGGACGCGGAACGGCGCGTCTCGCGACGGAACTCGTGCCGCCCGACACGGCTCCGATGCAGGAGCTGGAGCCGATGTGCGCGGACGCCCTGCGCCGGCTGCTCGCCGTGCACGGCACCGTGCCGGATCAGCCGGTCTCGATCCCGCTGCGCTCGATCGCGCGCCTGGTCGTGAGCGGCGGAACAGCACCGTCGGCGATGTGCGCGCTGCTGGCGCAACTGGTGACGTTCCACTCCCCCGACGACCTCAAGGTCTGTGTGATCGCGGACGGCGACCGGATCCCGCGCTGGGACTGGCTCAAGTGGCTGCCGCACGTCCAGCACCCGAGCGCACAGGATGCCGCCGGACCGCAGCGCATGATCTACGACGACCGGACGGACGCCGAGGCCGGCCTGGAACAACTGCTGGCCGAACGGCCCCGGTTCACGGGGATCGTCTCGCTGCTCGACCGGCCGCACGTGATCGTCCTCTTCGACACAGTGCTGGCGCCGTCATCGGACTCGTTTGTCTCTGCCTCCGCCTTGTCCTCGTCGACGGGCTCGGCCGCGTCGTCCACACAGCTGATCTCCGACGGCGGCCTGCTCGGGGTGACGATCGTCGAGATCGGCGGGGCCCGGACCCAGCGCCCGAAACGGAACCAGATGGCGCTGCACATCGCCCCCGACGGCACCGCAGCAGTGGAACTGCCGGACGGCCGGGCCGGTTCGGACGGCCGTGCCTTCCCGATCCGGGTCGACACGCTGACCCTGGGGCAGGCCGAGGCGCTGGCCCGCCAGTTGGCTCCGCTGCGACTGTCGGCCGGAGGCGGGGACGAGCCGCTGTTGTCGGCTTTGGAGTTCACCGACCTGCTCGGGATCGAGGATGCCGCCGAGATCTATGCGCCGAGCTTATGGCAGCGTGGCTCAGCCTCACCGCACGACCGGCTGCGCGTGCCGATCGGCGTCGGCGAGGACGGCCAGCCTGTCGTGCTGGACCTGAAGGAGGCCGCGCTCGGCGGCATGGGGCCGCACGGCTTGTGCGTCGGTGCCACCGGTTCGGGCAAATCCGAGCTCTTGCGCAGCCTGGTCTCGGCGTTGGCCCTGACACATTCCAGCGAGCAGGTGAACTTCATCCTGGCCGACTTCAAGGGCGGTGCGACGTTCGCCGGGCTGGCGACCCTGCCGCATGTGGCCGCGGTGATCACCAACCTCGCGGACGACCTGACGCTGGTGGACCGGATGCGCGACGCGCTGGCCGGCGAGCTGAACAGACGCCAGGAGTTGCTGAGGCGTGCCGGGAACGTGAAGAACGTGCACGACTACGACCGGGCCCGGGCCGGCAATACGGATCTGGTTCCGCTGCCGTCGCTGCTGGTGGTCGTCGACGAGTTCTCCGAGCTGCTCACCGCTCGGCCGGAGTTCATCGAGATGTTCCTGCAGATCGGCCGCATCGGACGATCCCTCGGCGTACATCTTTTGTTGGCTTCACAACGATTGGAGGAAGGACGGCTGCGTGGGCTGGACACCTTCTTGTCCTACCGGCTGGGATTGAAGACCTTCTCGGCCGCGGAGTCACGGGCCGTGCTCGGTGTCTCCGACGCCCACAACCTGCCGAGCGTGCCGGGGTCCGGGTACCTGAAGTTCGACAACGAATCGATGATCCGGTTCAAGGCCGCGTACGTATCCGGGCCGTACGGCAAGGCCAGGGAGGTCGCGGCACCGGCGGTGCGCAGCGCGCTCCACCGGAAGCCGGTCTGGTTCACCGCGCTGCACCAGGCGCCGGTGGTGGCGCTGCGCGCCGGGTCGGCCGAGCCGGATCCGAGCGACCCGGCGTCGGTCACCGCGCTGGATGCGGCCAGGGGTTACCAGAAGACGTCCGCGACGGTGCTGGACGTGATCGTGGACCGGCTGATCGGCTTCGGTCCGGCGGCGCACCAGGTCTGGCTGCCGCCGCTGGCCGAGCCGCCGACGCTCGATGTGCTGCTGCCCGGGGTCGAGGTCACCGCTGAGCGCGGGCTGTCGGCGACACGCTGGCACGGGACGGGTCAGCTGCGGGTGCCGGTCGGCATCGTCGACCGGCCGGCCCTCCAGCGTCAGGACCCGCAGGTGCTGGACCTGTCCGGGGCCGGCGGGCACGTGCTGGTGGCCGGCGGGCCCCGGTCCGGGAAGTCGACGGCGCTGCGGACGCTGCTGTTCGCGCTCGCGTTGACGCACACCCCGGCGGAGGCGCGCTTCCTGGTGGTGGACCTGGGCGGCGGGACGCTCGGACCGCTCGCCGAGGTGCCGCATGTCTCGGCAGTCGCCGGGCGGGCGAATCCCGATCTGGTGCGGCGGATCGTCGCGGAGGCGGTCGGGGTGCTCGACCGGCGCGAGGCCGCCGGTGAGACAAAGGCTGAGGCGGAGGCGGAGGCGGAGGCGGCCCAGGGGCACGTGTTCCTGGTCATCGACGGGTGGTCGGCGTTCCGGGCGGAGTTCGAGGCGTTGGAGCAGGACGTCGTGGACATCGCGCGGCGAGGGCTGGCATTCGGAGTGCACCTGTTGGCGTCGACCGGGCGGTGGGCCGATGTGCGGGCCCAGTTGAAGGACGCCGTCGGGACACGGTTGGAGCTGCGGCTCGGTGATCCGATGGAGTCGGACATGGACCGGCGGGCGGCTGCAGAGGTGCCGCAGGGCGTGCCCGGCCGGGGCGTGACGCGGCAGAAGCTGCACACGCTCGGCGCGGTGACAGCCGTACCGCCGGAGGAATTGGCCGCGGCGATCGCGAAAGCGTGGCGCGGGCCGGCGGCGCCGCGCGTGCGGATGCTGCCGTCGCAGGTCGCGTATGACGAGGTGGTCGCACGCGAACGGACGGACGCGGGCGTGGTGATCGGGATCGATGAGGCCCGGCTGCTGCCGATCGCGCTGGACTTCGAGGCCGAGCCGCATTTCGTGGTGTTCGGGGAAGGTGAGGCTGGAAAGTCGAACTTCCTGCGGACGGTGGCGACGGGGCTGGTCGAGCAGGTCACGGCCGGGCGGCTCGAGGCGCGGTTCATGGTGATCGATTACCGCAGGAGCCTGATGGGCGTGGTGCCGGAAGAGTTCAGCGCCGGGTACGGGGTCGCCGGGCCGGCGGCGCTGTCGATGATGTCGCAGCTGGCGGAAGCCTTGCGGGACCGGTTGCCGGGGCCGGAGGTGACAGCGGAGCAGTTGCGGACGCGGAGTTGGCGGACGGGGAAGGACGTGTACGTGTTCGTCGACGACTACGACTTGGTGGCGTCGCCGACGATGAATCCGCTGGGGCCGCTGGTGGAGCTGCTGCCGTACGCGCGGGATGTGGGGCTGCACGTGGTGATCGCGCGGAACAGCGGCGGTGCCGGGAGAGCGATGTTCGATCCGGTTTTGCAGAAGCTGCGGGATCTGAACACCGCCGGGTTGCTGCTCTCGGGTGACCGGGAGGAGGGGCCGCTGGTCGGCGGGGCGCGGCCGAGTCGGCAGCCGGTGGGGCGGGGGCAGTTGGTGCGGCGGCGGGGTGGGACGGTGCTGGTGCAGACGGCTTTGGTGCCGGAACCGCAGTGGGACGCGGACGTTCGGGACGTCAGCGAGAGTGTCGCGGTGGGCGCGCGGGAGGATTCCGGACCCGAGTGA
- a CDS encoding PadR family transcriptional regulator, which translates to MEPGGAAKAVSQMRRGVLEYCVMALLRDGERYGVELLRELGAVDALVTSEGTIYPLLSRLRKDRLVETAWQESPNGPPRRYYSLTPEGVKALDEFTAEWSRFRDGVEYFLSQDGSVGK; encoded by the coding sequence ATGGAACCTGGCGGTGCAGCAAAGGCGGTCAGCCAGATGCGACGCGGAGTCCTCGAGTACTGCGTCATGGCCCTCCTCCGAGACGGCGAGCGCTACGGCGTAGAACTCCTCCGCGAACTCGGTGCGGTCGACGCCCTGGTCACCAGCGAGGGCACGATCTACCCCCTGCTCTCGCGCCTCCGCAAAGACCGCCTGGTCGAAACGGCCTGGCAGGAATCACCCAACGGCCCGCCCCGCCGCTACTACAGCCTCACCCCCGAAGGCGTGAAGGCACTGGACGAGTTCACCGCCGAGTGGAGCCGCTTCCGCGACGGCGTCGAGTACTTCCTTTCCCAGGACGGGAGCGTGGGGAAATGA
- the eccB gene encoding type VII secretion protein EccB, whose protein sequence is MATRKEQLTAAEFSRRRVIGALLRPGADGVGEGAPRPFRATLVAAIVVVVALGTAGVVGYLHPRSKNEWQKDLIADGSGTQYVMLDGRLHPVLNSTSAQLMLGPMPKVAQPKPSQLAPFLQHVGPTVGLARVPGSLPAAGDLDLKDWSACVTPAAKTAVEIGFTVGGPTDPGVLSGPDALLVQDESGQQWVVEDGLKYRVGDRASVAAAFGTGTVKPRHVPETWLGGLSAGDVLGVPTISGHYGGPDPRPAPDGFNRIGMFGRTLGPDGAVAEYYIVTGDGIAAVTPTMYELYRRDPRLAEFKFTETTLPPGKVTPDMLVTTAASQTLSWPALPPRFSGASQSAVGGAAVLCATFSGVFDQQGRAHMEVAVRSSLPQPLGTGGEVVVVRSGHGTIVRESGSDPATAPDYLVADTGLRYQLVGAAAMRLGYDGNASCEVPAPWLRLVPLGPALDPVKASQPADGGVTDAARAGDSASPSDTAGSAGPASSTS, encoded by the coding sequence ATGGCGACGCGAAAGGAGCAGCTGACCGCGGCGGAGTTCTCGCGGCGCCGGGTCATCGGAGCGCTGCTGCGGCCGGGTGCGGACGGCGTCGGCGAAGGGGCGCCGCGGCCGTTCCGGGCGACGCTCGTGGCCGCGATCGTGGTCGTGGTCGCCCTCGGGACGGCCGGTGTCGTCGGCTACCTCCATCCGCGGTCGAAGAACGAGTGGCAGAAGGACCTGATCGCCGACGGCTCGGGCACGCAGTACGTGATGCTCGACGGACGCCTGCACCCGGTCCTGAACTCGACATCGGCACAGCTGATGCTCGGCCCGATGCCGAAGGTGGCGCAGCCGAAGCCCTCGCAGTTGGCACCGTTTCTGCAGCATGTGGGGCCGACGGTAGGCCTGGCGAGGGTCCCGGGCTCGCTGCCGGCCGCCGGTGACCTGGACTTGAAGGACTGGTCGGCCTGCGTGACACCGGCCGCTAAGACGGCGGTCGAGATCGGCTTCACGGTCGGCGGCCCTACCGACCCCGGCGTGTTGTCGGGCCCTGACGCACTCCTGGTCCAGGACGAATCGGGCCAGCAATGGGTGGTCGAGGACGGCCTGAAGTACCGGGTCGGCGACCGAGCCTCGGTCGCGGCGGCCTTCGGCACCGGCACGGTGAAGCCACGACACGTCCCGGAGACCTGGCTGGGCGGCCTGTCGGCAGGCGACGTCCTGGGCGTGCCGACCATCTCCGGCCACTACGGCGGCCCGGACCCCCGCCCCGCACCCGACGGCTTCAACCGCATCGGCATGTTCGGCCGCACCCTCGGACCCGACGGCGCGGTCGCGGAGTACTACATCGTGACCGGGGACGGCATCGCGGCCGTCACGCCGACGATGTACGAGCTCTACCGGCGCGATCCGCGTCTGGCCGAGTTCAAGTTCACGGAGACCACCCTGCCGCCGGGCAAGGTGACACCGGACATGCTGGTGACGACCGCAGCCTCGCAGACACTGTCATGGCCGGCCCTCCCGCCGCGCTTCTCCGGGGCTTCGCAGAGCGCTGTCGGCGGTGCCGCGGTTCTGTGCGCGACGTTCTCCGGGGTCTTCGACCAGCAGGGACGCGCGCACATGGAGGTGGCGGTGCGCTCGTCGCTGCCGCAGCCCCTGGGTACCGGCGGCGAGGTCGTGGTGGTGCGCTCTGGGCACGGGACGATCGTGCGCGAGTCCGGCAGCGACCCGGCGACGGCTCCCGACTACCTGGTGGCGGACACCGGTCTGCGCTATCAGCTGGTCGGCGCGGCGGCGATGCGGTTGGGCTACGACGGGAACGCTTCGTGTGAGGTGCCGGCGCCGTGGCTGCGGTTGGTGCCGCTGGGGCCGGCGCTGGATCCGGTCAAGGCCAGCCAGCCTGCTGACGGCGGTGTCACGGATGCCGCTCGTGCCGGCGATTCCGCAAGTCCCTCCGATACTGCCGGTTCTGCCGGTCCTGCTAGTTCCACTTCCTGA
- a CDS encoding M20/M25/M40 family metallo-hydrolase, producing MTSTPDSEEVPYGEVVGFLRDLIRIDTSNPVKPERPAAEYVAEKLAEAGLEPQIFESEPGRASVVARIEGSDPSADALLLHGHLDVVPADPADWTFDPFAAEVRDGMVWGRGAVDMKDMDAMMLAVTRRMLREGRKPRRDVVLAFLADEEAGGNHGAKFLAKQHPDLFDGVSEAVSEVGGYSYEVSPDLRFYLIETAQKGLAWMRLQARGQAGHGSMINDDNAVTALAEAVARIGRHDWPVTLTPTVTTFLAEVTEALGVDFDPKDPASARAAVAKIGPLARFIGATLQHTANPTKLEAGYKVNVIPERAFAEVDGRFLPGLEQEYFAEIDKLLGPDVTREFTHYDIALEAPFEVPLVEKMMASLQAEDPAARVVPYCLSAGTDNKTFGVMDMGRGLIRGYGFVPLKLDPSLDFAAMFHGVDERVPLDALEFGSKVLDRFLTVA from the coding sequence ATGACGAGCACCCCGGACTCCGAAGAAGTCCCCTACGGCGAGGTCGTCGGCTTCCTGCGCGACCTCATCCGGATCGACACGTCGAACCCGGTCAAACCCGAGCGGCCGGCGGCCGAGTACGTCGCCGAGAAGCTCGCGGAGGCCGGGCTGGAGCCCCAGATCTTCGAGTCCGAGCCGGGCCGGGCCAGCGTGGTGGCCCGGATCGAGGGCTCGGACCCCAGCGCCGACGCGCTGCTGCTGCACGGCCACCTGGACGTGGTGCCGGCCGACCCCGCCGACTGGACCTTCGACCCGTTCGCGGCCGAGGTGCGCGACGGCATGGTGTGGGGCCGGGGCGCGGTCGACATGAAGGACATGGACGCGATGATGCTCGCCGTCACGCGCCGCATGCTCCGCGAGGGCCGCAAGCCGCGCCGCGACGTGGTGCTGGCCTTCCTGGCCGACGAGGAGGCCGGCGGCAACCACGGCGCCAAGTTCCTGGCCAAGCAGCACCCGGACCTGTTCGACGGCGTGTCCGAGGCGGTCAGCGAGGTCGGCGGCTACTCCTACGAGGTCTCGCCGGACCTGCGCTTCTACCTCATCGAGACCGCGCAGAAGGGTCTGGCGTGGATGCGCCTGCAGGCCCGCGGCCAGGCCGGCCACGGCTCGATGATCAACGACGACAACGCGGTCACGGCGCTGGCCGAGGCGGTCGCGCGCATCGGCCGCCACGACTGGCCGGTGACCCTGACGCCGACCGTCACCACCTTCCTCGCCGAGGTCACCGAGGCGCTCGGGGTCGACTTCGACCCGAAGGACCCGGCCTCGGCGCGGGCCGCGGTGGCCAAGATCGGCCCGCTGGCCCGGTTCATCGGCGCCACGCTCCAGCACACCGCGAACCCGACGAAGCTGGAGGCCGGGTACAAGGTGAACGTGATCCCGGAGCGGGCCTTCGCCGAGGTGGACGGGCGCTTCCTGCCTGGCCTGGAGCAGGAGTACTTCGCCGAGATCGACAAGCTGCTCGGCCCCGACGTCACCCGCGAGTTCACGCACTACGACATCGCGCTGGAGGCCCCCTTCGAAGTGCCGCTGGTGGAGAAGATGATGGCCTCGCTGCAGGCCGAGGACCCGGCGGCGCGCGTGGTCCCCTACTGCCTGTCGGCCGGCACCGACAACAAGACGTTCGGCGTGATGGACATGGGCCGGGGCTTGATCCGCGGCTACGGGTTCGTACCGCTGAAGCTGGACCCGAGCCTGGACTTCGCGGCGATGTTCCACGGCGTGGACGAGCGGGTGCCGCTGGACGCGCTGGAGTTCGGCAGCAAGGTGCTCGACCGGTTCCTGACAGTAGCCTGA
- a CDS encoding SOS response-associated peptidase, with product MCGRYVLRTDPSQLADQLGIGQSEVAEQVAQTFEPNYNVAPTDSVVAAIERHPRDAEPGSEAVRKLREVRWGLVPSWAKDRKIGQKMFNARIETITEKASFKRAFMKRRCIIPADGYYEWYKPAGPKPVKQPFFIHDGSGDTLAFAGLYELWRDPEIEDKEDPAAWLWSATILTTASVGELHHIHDRMPVIVPRARYDAWLDPDYGSGEGDADALLGLLDAGRDPHLDTYPVSPAVNSVRNNGPELVVPLAAE from the coding sequence ATGTGTGGACGCTACGTGCTCCGGACCGACCCCTCGCAGCTGGCCGACCAGCTCGGCATCGGGCAGTCGGAGGTGGCCGAGCAGGTCGCCCAGACCTTCGAACCGAACTACAACGTGGCCCCCACCGACTCGGTCGTGGCCGCGATCGAGCGGCACCCGCGGGACGCCGAGCCCGGCTCGGAGGCGGTGCGCAAGCTGCGGGAGGTCCGCTGGGGCCTGGTGCCGTCCTGGGCGAAGGACCGCAAGATCGGCCAGAAGATGTTCAACGCGCGCATCGAGACGATCACCGAGAAGGCCTCCTTCAAGCGCGCCTTCATGAAGCGCCGCTGCATCATCCCGGCCGACGGCTACTACGAGTGGTACAAGCCGGCCGGCCCCAAGCCCGTCAAGCAGCCGTTCTTCATCCACGACGGCTCCGGCGACACCCTGGCCTTCGCCGGGCTGTACGAGCTCTGGCGCGACCCGGAGATCGAGGACAAGGAGGACCCGGCGGCCTGGCTGTGGTCGGCCACGATCCTCACCACCGCCTCGGTCGGCGAGCTGCACCACATCCACGACCGGATGCCGGTCATCGTCCCGAGGGCGCGCTACGACGCCTGGCTGGACCCCGACTACGGCTCCGGCGAGGGCGACGCCGACGCGCTGCTGGGCCTGCTGGACGCCGGCCGTGACCCGCACCTGGACACCTATCCGGTCTCGCCGGCGGTGAACTCGGTGCGGAACAACGGACCGGAACTGGTGGTGCCATTGGCGGCCGAGTGA